The Desulfovibrio piger DNA segment GCCCCGATGGCCGCGAAGACAGCCGTGGAAAAGCCCAGGCTGAGGACGAATTCCCGTCGCAGCGCCACGGTGAGCAGATTGCCGAGCCCGCCGCCCAGCACGGTCAGCAGCAGGGCCCGTCCCGGACCTGTCAGCCGGGCCAGCAGGGGCAGCATGATGCCGCCCAGCAGGACATTGCCGCCCAGGTGGGCGGCGTCGGCATGCAGGGTCAGGGCCGTGAACAGGCGTTGCCATTCTCCGTAGATGCGCAGGCGGACGTTGTCCAGCGCTCCGGCCTGTTCCCAGCCCATTGGGAGGGGCAGCCCGTCGGGCAGCGGCCACCAGCCGCTGCGCAGGCCGTGCCAGAGGACGAGCAGGAGCAGGGGCAGGGCAGCCAGCCAGCAGCGGGCATGGAGCGCGGGCGGCAGGCCGCGGGGCGCCGGAGGGCGCTGCTTTTCCGCATGGAAGTGCTGCAACTCCTGCCGGGCCAGACCTTCCAGCAGGGCAGGTACATAGATGTATTCTTTTTGGCGGAAGCGCCAGAGCTGATGGGGCAGACCGCAGGCGCTGAGCACGAGGATCATTTCCTGGCGCTGGCTGTAGGAGGTGATGCCCTCGGGGCCGGTGAGGGAACGCCAGTGGAACGGCAGGGGGCGCGGGCGGCGCTGGGCGTGCCAGTATCCCGCAAAAGGGGCAGGCAGACGCAGAAGGCGGGGCTTCATAGCAAAAAAGCCCCGATTGCAGTGGCAACCGGGGCTTTGCGGACAAAAAACAAGTTAGTCCTGCTTGGCGCGGGCGGCGGGCTTGGTCACCACACCGGAGCGCAGGCAACGGGTGCACACGGTCAGGGTGCGCACGGTGCCGTCAGCGAACTGATGACGCACGCGCTGCAGGTTGGGGTTGAAGCGGCGCTTGGTCTTGATGTTGGAATGGCTGACAAGATTGCCGACCTGGGGCTTTTTGCCGCAGAAATCGCATTCTTTGCTCATGATGTCCTCCGTATATGCAGAAAACTGTGTGTATCGTTTATGCGGCA contains these protein-coding regions:
- a CDS encoding rhomboid family intramembrane serine protease, coding for MKPRLLRLPAPFAGYWHAQRRPRPLPFHWRSLTGPEGITSYSQRQEMILVLSACGLPHQLWRFRQKEYIYVPALLEGLARQELQHFHAEKQRPPAPRGLPPALHARCWLAALPLLLLVLWHGLRSGWWPLPDGLPLPMGWEQAGALDNVRLRIYGEWQRLFTALTLHADAAHLGGNVLLGGIMLPLLARLTGPGRALLLTVLGGGLGNLLTVALRREFVLSLGFSTAVFAAIGALAGYMVLHHESKRYLPLAAGVGILAMWGMGEGNVDYLAHICGLVAGMTLGFWEALRTRRRWPGLPQWLSALLALLLPVLAWIQAFQQG
- the rpmB gene encoding 50S ribosomal protein L28; the encoded protein is MSKECDFCGKKPQVGNLVSHSNIKTKRRFNPNLQRVRHQFADGTVRTLTVCTRCLRSGVVTKPAARAKQD